The following proteins are encoded in a genomic region of Cercospora beticola chromosome 8, complete sequence:
- the RPL44 gene encoding 60S ribosomal protein eL42 (BUSCO:EOG09265JX6), giving the protein MLTTQCLQVNVPKTRRTYCKGKDCKKHTQHKVTQYKAGKASLFAQGKRRYDRKQSGYGGQTKPVFHKKAKTTKKVVLRLECTQCKTKAQLALKRCKHFELGGDKKTKGAALVF; this is encoded by the exons ATGCTAACCACGCAATGTCTGCAGGTGAACGTACCAAAGACTCGCCGCACCTACTGCAAGGGCAAGGACTGCAAGAAGCACACCCAGCACAAGGTCACCCAGTACAAGGCTGGAAAG GCCTCCCTGTTCGCCCAGGGTAAGCGTCGTTACGATCGCAAACAGTCCGGTTATGGTGGTCAGACCAAGCCTGTGTTCCACAAGAAGGCAAAGACTACCAAGAAGGTCGTGCTCCGATTAGAATGCACTCAGTGCAAGACCAAGGCTCAGCTCGCTCTTAAGCGTTGCAAGCACTTCGAGTTGGG TGGtgacaagaagaccaaggGTGCCGCTCTTGTGTTCTAG
- the FEN1 gene encoding Elongation of fatty acids protein 2 (BUSCO:EOG092634B1), with amino-acid sequence MGIKNLYQVIRDNCPDAVKEGEIKTHFGRKVAIDASMSLYSFLIAVRSNGEQLMSDTGETTSHLMGMFYRTLRMVDNGIKPLYVFDGAPPKLKSGELAKRFQRKSEAQEQHEEAKETGTAEEVERFSRRTVRVTKEHNAEAQRLLKLMGIPYIIAPTEAEAQCAVLARAGKVYAAASEDMDTLTFNTPVLLRHLTFSEQRKEPVQEIHLDRVLEGLDMDLKQFIDLCILLGCDYLDPVKGIGPKNAHALVKEHKTLDKVVEYIEKSGKYTLPEDWPYQDARQLFLEPDVRSADAPECDFKWEAPDVDGLVKFLVEEKGFNEDRVRSAAARLQKNLKSGQQSRLEGFFKVKEKTDEEKASLKRKNEEKVEAAKKKKKDEAKEKKAAKAKPKMNS; translated from the exons ATGGGTATCAAGA ACCTCTACCAAGTGATCCGCGACAACTGCCCCGATGCCGTCAAGGAGGGTGAGATCAAGACGCACTTTGGCCGCAAAGTCGCCATTGATGCATCCATGTCGCTCTACTCCTTTCTGATCGCTGTTCGCTCCAATGGCGAGCAGCTCATGTCGGACACCGGCGAGACTACCTCACACTTGATGGGCATGTTCTATCGCACATTGCGCATGGTGGATAACGGAATCAAACCGCTCTACGTCTTCGATGGTGCACCACCAAAGCTCAAGAGTGGTGAGCTGGCAAAGCGTTTTCAGAGAAAGAGCGAGGCACAGGAGCAGCATGAGGAGGCCAAAGAGACAGGAACGGCTGAGGAAGTCGAGCGGTTTTCGAGAAGAACTGTGAGAGTGACCAAAGAACACAATGCCGAAGCGCAGAGACTGCTGAAATTGATGGGAATCCCGTACATTATTGCGCCGACCGAAGCTGAGGCACAATGTGCTGTACTAGCAAGAGCTGGCAAGGTGTATGCCGCTGCTTCGGAGGACATGGACACGCTCACTTTCAACACCCCGGTCTTGCTGAGGCACCTGACCTTCTCAGAACAACGCAAGGAGCCGGTGCAGGAGATCCATCTGGACCGTGTACTTGAAGGGCTCGACATGGACCTCAAGCAGTTCATCGACTTGTGTATCCTCCTTGGCTGCGATTACCTCGATCCAGTCAAGGGAATCGGCCCAAAGAACGCGCACGCCCTAGTCAAGGAGCACAAGACGCTGGACAAGGTTGTTGAGTACATTGAGAAATCTGGGAAGTACACGCTTCCTGAAGACTGGCCCTACCAAGATGCTCGACAGCTCTTCCTGGAGCCTGACGTACGTTCAGCGGATGCTCCAGAGTGCGACTTCAAGTGGGAAGCTCCAGATGTGGACGGCCTCGTCAAATTTCTGGTTGAAGAGAAAGGCTTCAATGAGGATCGTGTCCGTTCCGCGGCGGCACGTCTGCAGAAGAACCTCAAGTCGGGACAACAATCCCGTCTCGAGGGTTTCTTCAAAGTTAAAGAGAAGACCGACGAAGAGAAGGCATCTCTGAAGCGTAAGAATGAAGAGAAGGTCGAGGCTgccaagaagaaaaagaaggacgaggccaaagagaagaaagctgcGAAAGCCAAGCCGAAGATGAACTCGTAA
- the UBC1 gene encoding Ubiquitin-conjugating enzyme E2 1, producing the protein MALKRINKELTDLGRDPPSSCSAGPIGDDLFHWQATIMGPGDSPYSGGVFFLAIHFPTDYPFKPPKVNFTTRIYHPNINSNGSICLDILRDQWSPALTISKVLLSICSMLTDPNPDDPLVPEIAHVYKTDRSRYEATAREWTRKYAI; encoded by the exons ATGGCCTTGAAGCGCATAAACAAGGAGCTGACGGACTTGGGCCG TGACCCTCCCTCATCATGCAGCGCAGGACCTATCGGTGACGACCTG TTCCACTGGCAAGCGACCATCATGGGCCCCGGCGACTCACCATACTCGGGCGGTGTCTTTTTCCTCGCTATCCACTTCCCAACAGACTACCCATTCAAGCCACCGAAGGTCAACTTCACGACCCGCATCTACCACCCGAACATCaacagcaatggcagcatCTGTTTGGACATTCTGAGGGATCAGTGGAGCCCCGCTCTCACTATCAGTAAAG TGCTGCTATCCATCTGCTCCATGCTCACAGACCCGAACCCAGACGACCCGCTGGTGCCTGAAATCGCACACGTCTACAAGACCGACCGCTCTCGCTACGAGGCCACCGCCAGAGAGTGGACTAGGAAGTACGCTATCTAG